The following proteins come from a genomic window of Pirellula staleyi DSM 6068:
- a CDS encoding DUF1080 domain-containing protein, translated as MRSLLTLAGLFVALGVWCSATAAEEKLNTPPEGFTALFNGVDLTGWKGLVGNPKSRAEMKPEDLAAAQAKADQKMRDHWKVENGIIVFDGKGDSLCTAKDYANFELYVDWKIEKAGDSGIYLRGSPQVQIWDTDHEPLWKLGANKGSGSLWNNQKNPNQAEVKADKPVGEWNTFFIRMVGEKVTIQLNGKNVVTDVTLENYWERDKPIYPTGQIELQNHGNTLYFRNIYIKELP; from the coding sequence ATGCGCTCGTTGCTCACGCTTGCTGGTTTGTTTGTTGCCCTCGGTGTTTGGTGCTCGGCAACCGCTGCCGAGGAAAAGCTGAACACTCCCCCGGAAGGTTTCACGGCCCTGTTTAACGGTGTCGATCTCACCGGCTGGAAGGGATTGGTTGGCAATCCTAAGAGCCGCGCCGAGATGAAGCCGGAAGATCTCGCCGCTGCCCAAGCGAAGGCCGATCAAAAGATGCGCGACCACTGGAAAGTGGAAAACGGCATCATTGTGTTCGACGGCAAGGGTGACAGCCTCTGCACCGCCAAGGACTACGCCAATTTCGAGCTCTACGTCGACTGGAAGATCGAAAAAGCAGGCGACAGCGGCATCTATCTCCGTGGCAGCCCTCAGGTTCAGATCTGGGACACCGATCACGAACCTCTCTGGAAACTCGGTGCCAACAAGGGCTCGGGAAGCCTCTGGAACAACCAAAAGAACCCCAATCAGGCCGAAGTGAAGGCCGATAAGCCAGTGGGTGAGTGGAATACCTTCTTCATCCGCATGGTGGGTGAAAAGGTGACGATCCAGCTCAACGGCAAGAACGTGGTCACCGATGTCACGCTCGAGAACTACTGGGAACGAGACAAGCCGATCTACCCCACCGGACAGATCGAGCTCCAAAACCACGGCAACACGCTCTACTTCCGCAACATCTACATCAAAGAACTACCCTAA
- a CDS encoding NfeD family protein codes for MFDSYLSIVFLVMAVFGGTILTIQFVLTVLGVGGVDLVETLTHDAGDIADADGSGGDAHSHHGGSDQSEDPHGTASLLGMISFRTLVAAATFFGLAGLAAAGGRQPQVVQVGIALLAGAGAMYGVHSLMRAMGRLTEDGTVRVRKAIGLVATVYVPIAAHGKSTGKVQLSLQNRVMEYEAIAKASHSLATGTKVRVIAVEGNVLEVEPLVTETTASHASAETKAHA; via the coding sequence ATGTTTGACAGCTACTTGTCGATCGTCTTTTTGGTCATGGCCGTTTTTGGCGGAACAATCCTGACGATTCAATTCGTCCTCACCGTGCTCGGTGTCGGGGGAGTCGATCTTGTCGAAACTCTGACCCACGATGCCGGTGATATCGCTGATGCCGATGGGTCGGGTGGTGACGCACACAGCCATCACGGGGGTAGCGATCAATCCGAAGATCCGCATGGTACGGCCTCGCTGCTGGGGATGATCTCGTTTCGAACCCTGGTGGCAGCCGCCACTTTCTTTGGTTTGGCAGGGCTCGCCGCTGCTGGTGGGCGTCAGCCGCAGGTGGTGCAGGTCGGCATCGCACTCTTAGCCGGCGCGGGCGCAATGTATGGCGTACATTCGCTCATGCGGGCGATGGGTCGCCTTACCGAAGATGGCACCGTGCGAGTACGTAAAGCCATTGGCCTGGTGGCCACTGTCTACGTGCCGATCGCGGCCCACGGCAAGTCGACCGGCAAAGTTCAGCTGTCGCTTCAGAATCGTGTGATGGAATACGAAGCGATTGCCAAAGCTAGCCATTCGCTCGCAACGGGAACGAAGGTCCGTGTGATAGCCGTCGAAGGAAATGTGCTCGAAGTCGAGCCTCTGGTGACAGAGACCACTGCTTCGCACGCTTCAGCCGAGACCAAAGCACACGCCTAA